One Mycobacterium sp. SMC-4 DNA window includes the following coding sequences:
- a CDS encoding TrkA family potassium uptake protein: MADVSNEPVVVIGLGRFGSSIALELTRRGTEVLAIDQSPKLVQSLAGRLTRVVAADCTDEETLRELGVDEFYRAVVAVGTDIEASILITSMLVEMEVDDIWAKAVSDHHGRILERIGAGHVVYPEREAGQRVAHLVSGQLLDYLQVDEDFAIAKIRPPHAFVGMPLGETRLRSKFHVTVVAVKSNGGEFTYAAADTELVYDDVILISGRVNDIDRVVGLG; this comes from the coding sequence TTGGCTGATGTCTCGAACGAGCCGGTCGTCGTCATCGGACTGGGGCGCTTCGGAAGTTCGATCGCACTGGAACTGACCCGGCGCGGAACCGAGGTGCTGGCGATCGACCAGTCGCCAAAGTTGGTGCAGAGCTTGGCCGGCCGCTTGACCCGTGTGGTCGCCGCAGACTGTACCGATGAGGAGACGCTGCGCGAACTCGGTGTCGACGAGTTCTACCGGGCCGTGGTCGCGGTGGGCACCGACATCGAAGCCAGCATTCTGATCACGTCGATGCTGGTGGAGATGGAGGTCGACGATATCTGGGCCAAAGCGGTCAGTGACCATCACGGGCGAATCCTTGAGCGGATCGGTGCCGGACACGTCGTGTACCCCGAGCGTGAAGCCGGGCAACGGGTTGCCCACCTGGTTTCCGGCCAGTTGCTCGACTACCTCCAGGTCGACGAGGACTTCGCGATCGCCAAGATCCGGCCACCACACGCGTTTGTGGGAATGCCCCTGGGGGAGACGAGGTTACGGTCGAAGTTTCACGTCACTGTGGTAGCTGTGAAATCCAACGGTGGGGAGTTCACCTACGCGGCAGCAGACACCGAGTTGGTCTACGACGATGTCATCCTCATCAGTGGCCGGGTCAACGACATCGACCGCGTCGTCGGACTCGGTTGA
- a CDS encoding Rv2640c family ArsR-like transcriptional regulator, producing MPKALPVIDISAPVCCAPVAAGPMSDDDALQVALRLKALADPARVKIMSYLFSSSAGEEISGALAAALNLSDGTVSHHLTQLRKAGLVISDRRGMNVYHRPHPQALQALCAVLNPDCCT from the coding sequence ATGCCCAAAGCGCTGCCGGTGATCGACATCTCCGCTCCCGTTTGCTGCGCCCCGGTCGCCGCCGGGCCGATGAGCGACGACGACGCCCTGCAGGTGGCGCTTCGGCTGAAGGCCCTGGCCGATCCAGCGCGGGTCAAGATCATGTCCTACCTGTTCAGCTCGTCGGCCGGCGAGGAGATCAGCGGCGCACTCGCGGCCGCGTTGAACCTGTCCGACGGCACGGTCAGCCACCACCTGACCCAACTGCGCAAGGCCGGCCTGGTGATCTCCGACCGCCGCGGCATGAACGTCTACCACCGGCCACACCCGCAAGCCCTGCAAGCCCTCTGCGCGGTCCTGAACCCCGACTGCTGCACCTGA
- a CDS encoding propionyl-CoA synthetase, with translation MPGYRELFEASINDPERFWADAATAVTWTKPPQRILDDDNPPFYRWFPDAELNTCANALDRHVEAGRGDQAALIYDSAVTDTQRTYTYRELLDHTARFAGVLRDLGVGKGDRVVIYMPMIPEAVIAMLACARLGAVHSVVFGGFAPHELAVRIDDVRPAVVVSASCGIEPNRTVEYKPMLDAALAMVAHPPAHCVIVQRERLRCDLVEGRDLEWDAAMAGRTPADAVPVAATDPLYVLYTSGTTGKPKGIVRDNGGHAVALLWSMRHIYDIDPGDVFWAASDVGWVVGHSYIVYAPLLLGATTVLYEGKPVGTPDPGAFWRVAAQHGVKALFTAPTAIRAIRKDDHEGTHLNRYDTSGLKYLFLAGERLDPDTYYWAAEKLAIPVIDHWWQTETGWPIAANPMGTEHFPVKAGSPTVPMPGYEVHILREDGHPCQTGEEGAICIKLPLPPGTLPTLWHADDRYRASYLTEYPGYYLTGDGGRFDVDGYLFVMGRIDDVINVAGHRLSTGAIEEVLATHPSVAECAVIGVPDDIKGQAPRGLVVVKAGAPTEGLADELVALVRNEIGAVASFKLVDVVPALPKTRSGKILRKTMRGIAAGRDEPVPSTIEDPSVLDALDKILRS, from the coding sequence ATGCCTGGGTATCGCGAACTCTTCGAAGCCAGCATCAACGACCCCGAGCGGTTCTGGGCGGACGCGGCCACCGCCGTCACCTGGACAAAACCTCCGCAGCGCATCCTCGACGACGACAACCCGCCGTTCTACCGCTGGTTTCCCGACGCCGAACTCAACACCTGCGCCAACGCGCTGGACCGCCACGTCGAGGCCGGTCGCGGCGACCAAGCCGCCCTGATCTACGACTCGGCGGTCACCGACACCCAGCGCACCTACACCTACCGGGAACTGCTCGACCACACCGCGCGGTTCGCCGGCGTGCTGCGCGACCTGGGCGTCGGCAAGGGCGACCGCGTCGTCATCTACATGCCGATGATCCCCGAAGCGGTCATCGCGATGCTGGCCTGCGCACGATTGGGCGCGGTGCACTCGGTGGTGTTCGGCGGATTCGCCCCGCACGAACTCGCGGTGCGCATCGACGACGTGCGCCCCGCCGTGGTGGTGTCCGCATCCTGCGGGATCGAGCCCAACCGCACCGTCGAGTACAAGCCCATGCTCGACGCCGCACTGGCCATGGTTGCCCACCCGCCCGCACATTGCGTGATCGTGCAGCGCGAACGGTTGCGCTGCGACCTGGTCGAGGGCCGCGACCTGGAATGGGACGCCGCGATGGCCGGCCGCACCCCGGCCGACGCGGTGCCGGTCGCCGCAACCGACCCGCTCTACGTGCTCTACACTTCGGGCACCACCGGCAAACCCAAAGGCATCGTGCGCGACAACGGCGGACACGCCGTCGCACTGTTGTGGAGCATGCGCCACATCTACGACATCGATCCGGGCGACGTGTTCTGGGCGGCCTCCGACGTCGGATGGGTCGTCGGCCACTCCTACATCGTCTACGCTCCATTGCTGCTCGGCGCCACCACGGTGCTCTACGAAGGCAAACCGGTCGGGACACCCGATCCCGGCGCGTTCTGGCGAGTCGCCGCCCAGCACGGCGTCAAGGCACTGTTCACCGCCCCGACGGCGATCCGCGCGATCCGCAAGGACGACCACGAGGGCACCCACCTGAATCGTTACGACACCTCCGGCTTGAAGTACCTGTTCCTGGCCGGCGAACGACTCGACCCCGATACCTACTATTGGGCGGCCGAGAAGCTCGCAATCCCCGTCATCGACCACTGGTGGCAGACCGAGACAGGTTGGCCGATCGCCGCCAATCCCATGGGCACCGAACACTTTCCGGTCAAAGCTGGTTCGCCCACGGTTCCGATGCCCGGTTACGAAGTACACATCCTGCGCGAAGACGGCCACCCGTGCCAGACCGGCGAGGAGGGCGCCATCTGCATCAAGCTGCCGTTGCCGCCGGGAACGCTGCCCACCCTCTGGCACGCCGACGACCGGTACCGCGCGTCCTACCTGACCGAGTACCCCGGCTACTACCTCACCGGGGACGGCGGACGGTTCGACGTCGACGGCTACCTGTTCGTCATGGGGCGCATCGACGACGTCATCAACGTTGCCGGACATCGCCTTTCCACCGGGGCCATCGAGGAAGTCCTGGCCACCCACCCGTCGGTGGCCGAGTGCGCCGTGATCGGCGTGCCCGACGACATCAAGGGGCAGGCGCCGCGCGGACTGGTGGTCGTCAAAGCCGGCGCCCCCACCGAGGGTCTGGCCGATGAGCTGGTGGCGTTGGTGCGCAACGAGATCGGCGCCGTGGCATCCTTCAAGCTCGTCGACGTGGTGCCTGCGCTGCCCAAGACACGCTCCGGGAAGATCCTGCGCAAGACCATGCGGGGAATCGCGGCAGGCCGCGACGAACCGGTGCCCTCGACCATCGAGGACCCGTCTGTGCTGGACGCCCTCGACAAGATCCTGCGCAGCTGA
- a CDS encoding alpha/beta fold hydrolase, with the protein MTSQPPEIPGVRRRFVTARGVNFHVTEAGPEDGRPVLALHGWPQHHYVYRDLLGDPPPGLRIIAPDLPGYGWSGAAPHRWAKEDVAADLVALIDALGLERLLLVGHDWGGYIGFLVSLQAPERIDAYLPLNIAHLWVPPKVLAPHLWRFLMYQPLIAFAGVPVQTRTPFLDVVYRKVSEVDPHTARVYTERFRDPLVARTARDTYRTFLLHEVPSVARKGERRRATVPIRALFGTGDEAIHPDLAAAETARADDYTVEYTDCGHFILDERPELVRAKLIALAQEFPPRVAPAGAAE; encoded by the coding sequence ATGACGAGCCAACCTCCGGAGATTCCTGGCGTTCGCAGACGCTTTGTCACCGCCCGTGGCGTGAACTTCCACGTGACCGAGGCAGGCCCCGAGGACGGCAGGCCGGTGCTGGCGCTGCACGGCTGGCCGCAGCACCACTATGTGTACCGCGACCTGCTGGGCGATCCGCCCCCCGGGTTGCGCATCATTGCCCCCGATCTGCCGGGCTATGGCTGGTCCGGGGCGGCGCCGCACCGCTGGGCCAAAGAGGATGTGGCCGCCGACCTGGTCGCGTTGATCGACGCGCTGGGCCTGGAGCGGTTGCTGCTGGTCGGGCACGACTGGGGCGGCTACATCGGGTTCCTGGTTTCGCTGCAGGCCCCCGAGCGCATCGATGCGTACCTGCCGCTGAACATCGCCCACCTGTGGGTGCCGCCGAAAGTGCTCGCGCCGCACCTGTGGCGGTTCCTGATGTATCAACCGCTGATCGCCTTTGCCGGCGTGCCGGTGCAGACGCGGACACCGTTCCTCGACGTGGTGTACCGCAAGGTCTCGGAGGTAGACCCGCACACCGCGCGGGTCTACACCGAGCGCTTCCGGGATCCGCTGGTGGCGCGCACCGCACGCGACACCTATCGGACGTTCCTGCTGCACGAAGTGCCGTCGGTGGCGCGCAAGGGCGAGCGGCGGCGTGCCACGGTGCCTATCCGGGCGCTTTTCGGGACGGGTGATGAAGCCATCCATCCCGACCTCGCGGCCGCCGAGACCGCGCGCGCCGACGACTACACGGTCGAGTACACCGACTGCGGCCACTTCATCCTCGACGAACGCCCGGAGTTGGTGCGCGCCAAGCTGATCGCGCTGGCACAAGAGTTCCCGCCCCGCGTTGCACCGGCCGGGGCCGCGGAATAG
- a CDS encoding potassium-transporting ATPase subunit C: MPAPGEPSDCTAASIESHAATSVSQGSTSGLDPEISVANAGMQAPRMATSRALLVTTVENGDRGTRMLGPPKGDSGNWSDNTATSAPLSTCGRDRDGHVWLSDLIRLPHPRDAARHGVGDGGCS; the protein is encoded by the coding sequence ATGCCTGCGCCCGGCGAGCCCAGTGACTGCACCGCCGCCAGCATCGAATCCCACGCTGCGACGTCGGTATCGCAAGGTTCGACATCAGGGCTCGATCCGGAGATATCGGTCGCCAACGCCGGCATGCAGGCTCCCCGAATGGCCACCTCCCGCGCCCTGCTCGTCACCACCGTCGAGAACGGTGATCGCGGGACTCGGATGCTTGGCCCGCCGAAAGGGGATTCTGGGAACTGGTCGGACAACACCGCCACATCCGCACCGTTGTCCACCTGCGGAAGGGATCGTGATGGACACGTATGGCTTTCAGACCTGATACGACTACCTCACCCTCGCGACGCTGCTCGTCATGGCGTCGGTGACGGCGGGTGTTCCTGA
- a CDS encoding TrkH family potassium uptake protein, which yields MATNDRFRHPGLVIAGSFLIAITVGTALLSLPIAAQAGESATLMEALFTATSAVCVTGLVVVDTATYWSTFGEVVILLLIQVGGLGIMTIASLTVVLLSRRLGLRARLIAAAQTRSLTVRDIGRVVRNVTIFAVVCEIIVSAVLTARLLMSTDMSFGSALYHGVFHAISAFNNAGFALYADSLTRYVGDAWILLTIAIAVIVGGLGFPVVFELAKSWRHPGSWSVTTRVTVWVTVVLLFLGTVALAAVEHTNPDTLGALAPPGRLLAAFFSATMPRTAGFNAIDIGAMTPEGLFLTEFLMFIGGGSAGTAGGIKVTTFGLLAVVVWAELRGEDRVNVGPRQIPPDNQRQALAVVLVSVALIAISVFALLAETKLAFEDVLFEVVSAFATVGLSTGITADLPEAGQVVLIVLMFVGRIGPLTLASALALRQRERRYELPMERINLG from the coding sequence ATGGCCACAAATGACAGGTTCCGCCATCCCGGTCTGGTGATCGCCGGCTCTTTCCTCATCGCGATCACCGTGGGCACCGCGCTGCTGTCGCTGCCGATCGCCGCACAGGCGGGGGAGAGTGCGACTCTGATGGAGGCGCTGTTCACCGCGACATCCGCGGTGTGCGTGACGGGCCTGGTCGTCGTCGACACCGCAACCTACTGGTCCACTTTCGGTGAAGTCGTCATCTTGCTCCTCATCCAAGTCGGTGGGCTGGGGATCATGACCATTGCGTCGTTGACGGTGGTGCTCCTGTCACGCCGGCTGGGGTTGCGCGCTCGGTTGATCGCCGCCGCGCAGACACGGTCACTGACGGTGCGCGACATCGGCCGCGTGGTGCGCAATGTGACGATCTTCGCGGTGGTCTGCGAGATCATCGTGTCGGCTGTGTTGACGGCCAGATTGTTGATGAGCACGGACATGAGCTTCGGCTCAGCGCTTTATCACGGTGTGTTCCATGCCATCTCGGCCTTCAACAACGCCGGTTTCGCGTTGTACGCCGACAGCTTGACCCGCTATGTCGGAGACGCCTGGATCCTGCTGACCATCGCGATCGCGGTGATCGTCGGCGGACTGGGTTTCCCGGTGGTTTTCGAACTGGCCAAGTCGTGGCGCCATCCGGGGTCGTGGTCGGTGACCACACGGGTGACGGTCTGGGTGACGGTGGTCCTGCTGTTCCTCGGCACGGTGGCGCTGGCGGCCGTCGAGCACACCAACCCCGACACCCTGGGTGCGCTGGCTCCACCAGGTCGTCTGTTGGCTGCGTTCTTCAGCGCGACGATGCCCCGAACCGCTGGATTCAACGCCATCGACATCGGCGCGATGACACCTGAAGGACTGTTCCTCACCGAGTTCCTGATGTTCATCGGGGGCGGAAGCGCAGGGACAGCCGGGGGAATCAAGGTGACGACATTCGGGCTGTTGGCGGTCGTGGTGTGGGCCGAGTTACGCGGGGAGGATCGGGTGAACGTCGGACCCCGTCAGATACCGCCCGACAACCAGCGGCAGGCACTGGCGGTGGTACTGGTGTCGGTGGCGTTGATCGCGATCTCGGTGTTCGCCCTGCTGGCAGAAACCAAGCTTGCCTTCGAGGACGTCCTGTTCGAGGTGGTCTCAGCATTCGCGACGGTAGGTCTGTCGACGGGTATCACCGCAGATCTGCCCGAGGCCGGTCAAGTGGTGTTGATCGTGCTGATGTTCGTCGGCCGGATCGGACCGCTGACGCTGGCGTCGGCGCTGGCGCTGCGGCAACGTGAGCGCCGATACGAATTGCCGATGGAAAGGATCAATCTTGGCTGA
- a CDS encoding IS110 family transposase → MHARSVFGCALDGQTGEVFQRRLSPDHREIQSWVSGLPGPVAVTYEAGPTGFGLARFLLEAGVECLVAAPSKLVRPSGDRVKTDARDAAHLARLLHLGEITPVCIPSLEREAARDLVRAREDCRADLMRARHRVAALLLRHNLVYSGGSAWTVAHEAWLQRQRFDAAPAQAAYDTAVETMLACGDRRDRLDAAITDMAGDSEFGAVVRRLGCLRGVSTLTAFGLAVEIGDWSRLNGRTIGAYLGLVPTEYSSGASRVQGAITRTGNSHARRLLIEAAWHHRRPYRPGVALRRRWQVASPAARRRGQQANQRLHTRWRGFDARAKRPAVANTAIARELAGWCWSLAVLDE, encoded by the coding sequence GTGCACGCACGTTCGGTGTTCGGGTGTGCACTTGATGGTCAGACCGGTGAGGTGTTCCAGCGCCGGTTGAGTCCAGATCACCGCGAGATCCAGAGTTGGGTCAGCGGGTTGCCCGGCCCGGTTGCGGTGACGTACGAGGCCGGACCGACCGGTTTCGGGTTAGCCCGGTTCCTGCTTGAGGCTGGGGTTGAGTGTCTGGTTGCCGCACCGTCGAAGTTGGTGCGCCCGTCCGGCGATCGGGTCAAGACTGACGCCCGCGATGCCGCCCATCTGGCCCGTCTGCTGCATCTGGGCGAGATCACGCCGGTCTGTATTCCCAGCCTCGAGCGTGAAGCGGCACGGGATCTGGTGCGCGCCCGGGAGGACTGCCGGGCTGACCTGATGCGGGCCCGACATCGGGTGGCTGCGCTGCTGTTGCGTCACAACCTGGTCTACAGCGGCGGATCTGCGTGGACGGTGGCACATGAGGCGTGGCTGCAGCGGCAACGCTTCGACGCGGCGCCGGCCCAGGCTGCTTATGACACTGCGGTGGAGACGATGTTGGCGTGCGGGGATCGGCGGGACCGCCTCGATGCCGCGATCACCGACATGGCCGGCGACAGCGAGTTCGGCGCGGTGGTGCGTCGGCTGGGCTGTCTGCGCGGGGTGTCCACGTTGACGGCGTTCGGTTTAGCGGTGGAGATCGGAGACTGGTCACGGCTGAACGGCCGCACCATCGGGGCCTATCTGGGATTGGTGCCTACCGAGTACTCCTCGGGCGCCTCCAGAGTGCAGGGAGCGATCACCCGCACCGGCAACTCCCACGCGCGTCGCTTGTTGATCGAGGCGGCCTGGCACCATCGCCGCCCCTACCGCCCCGGGGTGGCGCTGCGACGGCGCTGGCAGGTAGCCAGCCCGGCGGCACGCCGACGCGGTCAGCAGGCCAACCAGCGTCTGCACACCCGCTGGCGCGGGTTTGACGCCCGCGCCAAACGCCCCGCGGTGGCCAACACCGCGATCGCCCGCGAGTTGGCCGGCTGGTGCTGGTCGTTGGCCGTCCTCGACGAGTAG